The proteins below come from a single Roseiflexus sp. RS-1 genomic window:
- a CDS encoding peroxidase-related enzyme (This protein belongs to a clade of uncharacterized proteins related to peroxidases such as the alkylhydroperoxidase AhpD.): MSDNQRPVSRFPIPERLDDLPQDIRERIEKVAEKTGFIPNVFLALAHRPDEFRAFFAYHDALMERPSNLSKAEKEMIVVATSAANDCLYCVVAHGAILRIRSKNPRLATQIAANYRRAEITPRQRAMIEYALKVALDSARIDESDWQPLYDHGFTQEDIWEIGAIAAFFAMSNRLANMSALCPNDEFYTLGQ; the protein is encoded by the coding sequence ATGAGCGACAATCAACGCCCCGTCAGTCGTTTCCCCATCCCTGAGCGGCTCGATGATCTACCACAGGATATTCGTGAGCGGATCGAGAAGGTTGCCGAAAAGACCGGCTTCATCCCCAATGTGTTTCTCGCTCTGGCTCATCGTCCCGATGAGTTTCGCGCCTTCTTCGCGTACCACGATGCGTTGATGGAACGGCCCTCCAACCTTTCCAAAGCCGAAAAAGAGATGATCGTGGTAGCGACTTCGGCTGCAAACGATTGTCTCTACTGCGTGGTCGCGCATGGCGCCATCCTCAGAATCCGCAGCAAGAACCCGCGGCTTGCCACACAGATCGCCGCCAATTACCGGCGCGCCGAGATCACGCCGCGTCAACGCGCCATGATCGAGTATGCGCTGAAAGTAGCGCTTGACTCGGCCCGAATTGACGAGTCGGACTGGCAACCGTTGTACGATCACGGCTTCACGCAGGAGGATATCTGGGAGATCGGCGCAATTGCTGCCTTCTTTGCGATGAGCAACCGGCTGGCAAATATGAGCGCGCTATGTCCTAACGATGAATTTTATACCCTGGGTCAGTGA